One genomic window of Evansella cellulosilytica DSM 2522 includes the following:
- a CDS encoding ATP-binding cassette domain-containing protein, whose product MKETQLDESYAIVAKGLIKSFRNNIAVDGVDLRVKKGTVYGFLGPNGAGKTTTVRMLATLLQPDAGSVKVLGFDLQKEADEVRSRVSLTGQFASVDEDLTGMENLVLIGRLLGFSRKEAKKRAHELLEAFSLKDAAKRQVKKYSGGMRRRLDIAASIVVTPELLFLDEPTTGLDPRSRNQVWSIIRSLVNAGTTVLLTTQYLDEADQLADRIAVIDEGKIIAEGTSSELKASIGTGTLNIRLLDPAQRALAGELIAEKLNVPIHLPSEKHLISAQVSNTTYVADALSHLLRNGIEITEFSLGQPSLDEVFLSLTSGSSQGKRDESSSSQKEAR is encoded by the coding sequence ATGAAAGAAACGCAACTTGATGAATCGTATGCCATTGTTGCTAAAGGTCTAATTAAGAGTTTTCGTAACAACATAGCTGTTGATGGTGTAGATCTACGAGTTAAAAAAGGTACTGTCTACGGATTTCTTGGACCTAATGGGGCCGGTAAAACTACGACAGTACGAATGCTTGCAACATTACTCCAACCAGACGCTGGTTCAGTAAAAGTTCTCGGTTTTGATCTTCAAAAAGAAGCTGATGAAGTGAGAAGTCGTGTAAGCTTAACTGGGCAATTTGCATCAGTGGATGAGGATTTAACCGGTATGGAAAACTTAGTTTTGATTGGTAGATTACTAGGTTTTTCTAGAAAGGAAGCAAAAAAACGCGCACATGAGCTTTTAGAGGCATTTAGTCTAAAGGATGCTGCAAAACGACAAGTGAAAAAATATTCTGGTGGCATGCGAAGAAGGTTAGATATTGCAGCAAGTATTGTAGTCACTCCTGAGTTATTATTTCTTGATGAACCAACTACTGGTCTTGATCCAAGAAGTAGAAATCAAGTTTGGTCTATTATACGTTCACTCGTAAATGCTGGAACAACTGTTTTATTAACAACACAATATTTAGATGAAGCTGATCAACTTGCCGACCGAATAGCTGTCATTGACGAGGGAAAAATCATTGCTGAAGGAACAAGCAGCGAGTTAAAAGCATCTATCGGTACTGGGACTCTTAATATTAGGCTACTTGATCCAGCGCAAAGAGCACTTGCAGGTGAATTAATTGCAGAAAAGTTAAACGTCCCTATTCACTTACCTTCTGAAAAACATTTAATTTCTGCCCAAGTATCTAATACAACATACGTTGCAGATGCTCTTTCTCATTTATTAAGAAATGGTATAGAAATAACAGAATTTTCACTAGGTCAACCGAGTCTTGATGAGGTTTTTCTATCTCTTACCAGTGGCTCTAGCCAAGGTAAACGTGACGAAAGTAGTTCTTCACAAAAGGAGGCAAGATAA
- a CDS encoding DUF2179 domain-containing protein, translating into MFWEPLIIFIAQLLFVPILTLRTIMMVKGLKGKAAGMGVLEGVIYVVAIGIVLSDLSNYYNMAAYALGFGAGLYIGALIEEKLAIGYVTIEANIPKKNEALIEKLREVGFSVSTSSVDGISTTRYLLYCTARRDREKEFYRIIDEYEDKAFVASYEPRNFKGGYITKGMKQRRELFLKKKRGKKSA; encoded by the coding sequence ATGTTCTGGGAACCGCTTATTATTTTTATTGCACAATTATTATTTGTCCCTATCTTAACTTTACGTACGATCATGATGGTAAAAGGGTTAAAGGGTAAAGCAGCAGGAATGGGTGTGCTTGAGGGAGTTATTTATGTAGTTGCAATTGGAATTGTGCTTAGTGATTTATCGAACTATTATAATATGGCAGCCTATGCCTTAGGGTTTGGTGCTGGTTTATATATAGGTGCATTGATTGAAGAAAAGCTAGCTATTGGTTATGTCACTATTGAGGCAAATATACCGAAGAAAAACGAAGCCTTGATTGAAAAATTGAGGGAAGTAGGGTTTAGTGTATCTACATCATCTGTTGATGGAATATCTACAACAAGATATTTACTTTATTGTACGGCGAGAAGAGATAGAGAAAAGGAATTTTATCGAATCATTGATGAGTATGAAGATAAAGCTTTTGTTGCTTCTTATGAGCCACGGAATTTTAAAGGTGGTTATATCACAAAAGGGATGAAGCAAAGACGTGAGCTCTTTTTAAAAAAGAAGCGAGGAAAAAAATCGGCATGA
- a CDS encoding 4a-hydroxytetrahydrobiopterin dehydratase, producing the protein MDQLTEKEIEHFLSINKGWKLVDKKWIEKSYRFKEYLDGIAFVQKIARISEEANHHPFISIDYKLIKVRLTSWRAKGLTALDTSLAQQFDQTYEE; encoded by the coding sequence ATGGATCAATTAACAGAAAAGGAAATCGAACATTTTTTATCTATAAATAAGGGGTGGAAGCTTGTGGATAAAAAGTGGATAGAAAAGAGCTACCGTTTCAAAGAGTACTTAGATGGCATTGCCTTTGTACAAAAAATAGCTCGCATCTCAGAAGAAGCAAACCATCATCCATTTATATCTATCGATTATAAGTTAATAAAAGTTAGATTAACATCTTGGAGAGCAAAAGGACTCACTGCTCTTGATACTAGTTTAGCCCAACAGTTTGATCAAACGTACGAGGAATAA
- a CDS encoding glutathione S-transferase family protein: MEKSNDVSCAINSPKIQKDSLVNKPKEISEDGTFKRQTNRFTTPFGEGEGELPIEEGRYRLLWSQACPWAHRAVIVRKILGLEEVISLGTASPMRPKIDRVDWEFSLDKGDRDPVLDIQYVSEVYVNADQNYSGRPTVPVMVDVKTKKAVNNDYFKLTNYFETVWQRYHKHGAPDLYPKNLRSDIDAMNDSIFHNVNNAVYQCGFAHSQEAYEESFNRLFAKLEELEQHLSTNRFLFGDYITDSDVRLYTTLVRFDVAYYNGFNTNLKLIKEYPNLWGYVRDLYDTPGFGDTTDFDAIKRHYHLSITINPDKTEVSILPKGPDLSVWDLPHEREKLSEKEEKFIVRS, translated from the coding sequence ATGGAAAAAAGTAACGATGTAAGCTGCGCTATAAATAGTCCGAAAATACAAAAAGATAGCTTAGTAAATAAGCCAAAAGAAATTTCTGAGGATGGAACATTTAAGAGACAAACAAATCGCTTTACTACTCCATTTGGAGAAGGGGAAGGTGAGCTACCTATTGAAGAGGGACGTTATCGACTATTATGGTCCCAAGCATGCCCGTGGGCTCACCGAGCAGTAATCGTAAGGAAAATACTCGGACTTGAAGAAGTAATTAGCCTTGGTACAGCTAGTCCAATGCGTCCGAAGATTGATCGTGTTGACTGGGAGTTCTCTTTAGACAAAGGAGACAGGGATCCTGTTTTAGATATTCAATACGTAAGTGAAGTGTATGTAAATGCAGATCAAAATTACTCTGGACGTCCTACAGTACCAGTCATGGTAGATGTAAAAACAAAGAAGGCAGTGAACAACGATTATTTTAAACTAACAAACTACTTTGAGACTGTTTGGCAAAGATATCATAAACATGGTGCACCTGATCTTTATCCAAAAAATTTACGCTCAGATATTGATGCAATGAATGACAGTATTTTTCATAACGTAAATAATGCTGTTTATCAATGTGGCTTTGCTCATTCACAGGAAGCATATGAGGAATCCTTTAATCGTCTTTTTGCTAAACTAGAAGAATTGGAACAGCATTTATCAACAAACCGTTTTTTATTTGGGGATTACATCACTGATTCGGATGTTCGTCTCTATACGACTTTAGTACGTTTTGACGTGGCTTACTATAATGGTTTTAATACAAATCTCAAGTTAATCAAGGAGTATCCAAATTTATGGGGCTACGTTCGTGATTTATATGATACACCAGGTTTTGGCGATACGACAGACTTTGATGCAATAAAAAGGCATTACCACTTATCTATTACGATAAATCCAGATAAAACAGAGGTTAGCATTCTTCCTAAAGGTCCTGATTTGTCTGTATGGGATTTACCACATGAGCGAGAAAAGTTAAGTGAAAAAGAAGAAAAATTTATCGTTAGGAGTTAA
- a CDS encoding GNAT family N-acetyltransferase, whose translation MIIRDAFKEEILFIRKQRVLAYEEHASLISENHWLELKQAISSQSDVQPGVDLIVAVINEKIVGSVALFPAKIDAYEGFVEKLDYPEIRMLAVSSEARGKGVAAALVKECIHRARRRGYSEIGLHTADFMKGALKLYEKLGFKRLPEYDFEPADDGIIVKAFKLSL comes from the coding sequence ATGATAATACGAGATGCTTTCAAAGAGGAGATCCTTTTCATTCGTAAACAAAGAGTATTAGCATATGAAGAACATGCATCATTGATTTCAGAAAATCATTGGCTAGAACTTAAACAGGCAATCTCATCACAATCTGACGTTCAACCTGGAGTAGATTTAATTGTAGCCGTCATAAATGAAAAAATAGTTGGTAGTGTTGCACTTTTTCCAGCGAAGATCGATGCGTATGAAGGGTTCGTAGAAAAACTAGATTATCCTGAAATTAGAATGCTAGCTGTTTCTTCAGAAGCGAGAGGGAAAGGGGTAGCAGCAGCTTTAGTGAAAGAGTGTATTCATCGTGCGCGAAGAAGAGGATATAGTGAGATTGGCTTGCACACCGCCGATTTTATGAAAGGTGCGTTAAAACTATATGAAAAACTTGGCTTTAAGAGGTTACCAGAATATGATTTTGAACCAGCTGATGATGGGATCATTGTAAAGGCTTTTAAATTATCTTTATAA
- a CDS encoding CPBP family intramembrane glutamic endopeptidase yields MDLKDENVVTKENVDSEREPQLPLGWGKYILFFLTFFGFTIVLGIIVGIIFAIIDYANGSNLLEEGITYYLLLEGIAIVLAILIFKSVRNFLKGAFSFKPLKQGKTYLFLLAAFVINFVAQFLIMNVFQLEDGTGQVDTFALGDISFHWLNIFFLYLGFTIVTPIKEEILYRGLLHGFLARRYHFLIGLVVSSVIFGLLHTGHVFSATISGVIMVLLYRFSQSLIIPILFHILWNMYAVTGLLLYVNNL; encoded by the coding sequence ATGGACTTAAAAGATGAAAATGTAGTAACGAAAGAAAATGTAGATAGTGAGAGAGAGCCTCAGTTACCTTTAGGCTGGGGGAAGTATATTTTATTCTTTTTAACTTTTTTTGGTTTTACAATTGTGTTAGGGATTATCGTTGGTATTATTTTTGCTATTATCGATTATGCCAATGGAAGTAATTTGCTAGAAGAAGGTATTACTTATTATCTTCTTTTAGAAGGAATAGCAATTGTGCTTGCGATTCTGATATTTAAAAGTGTACGCAATTTTTTAAAGGGTGCCTTTTCCTTTAAGCCTTTAAAGCAGGGGAAAACATATTTATTTTTATTAGCGGCGTTCGTGATCAACTTCGTTGCTCAATTTTTAATAATGAATGTATTTCAACTCGAAGACGGTACCGGCCAAGTGGATACATTCGCACTTGGTGACATTTCCTTTCATTGGCTAAATATATTCTTCCTTTATTTAGGGTTTACTATCGTTACACCTATAAAAGAGGAAATATTGTACCGAGGACTATTACACGGTTTTCTAGCTAGAAGATATCATTTTTTAATTGGGCTTGTCGTGTCATCTGTGATTTTTGGGTTACTTCATACAGGCCATGTATTTAGTGCAACAATATCAGGGGTCATTATGGTGTTATTGTATAGATTTAGCCAATCACTGATAATACCGATATTGTTCCATATACTGTGGAATATGTATGCTGTTACTGGATTGTTATTATACGTGAACAACTTATAA
- a CDS encoding sensor histidine kinase, whose product MMRSFWLWLILLIIAWLFALTYSTTNLFEMPLRLISCTIFFALFFLSPLFDKKENVYTIILAIASLFTIISLWPMKGQSPNPYTIIVFSIIAGNAVQRLKSFQALIIGAILFIGLIIPHFFHYPTYPLLYIMLYTALVTIGLTAYKMTLTNEEVLQEKNEALLSEYRRLKRRIASDEKDARQEERAEIAREIHDSVGHRLTALLMQLEVFRMQAQSEEKEKIQELKLLAKESLEETRNAVKTLKHEDVGGLTAIINLIRRLEAESFIKVNFSIRHGALSVPLRNEQAVAVYRAVQEALTNMMRHSRSRHVDIVFEAPAGSVFRFEVSNPTTEKTELHEGFGLTSMRERIEQAGGNLEINVYKDVFLVRGTFPLLDKER is encoded by the coding sequence ATGATGAGATCGTTTTGGTTATGGCTAATATTATTAATTATAGCTTGGCTATTTGCACTTACATACTCAACAACTAATTTATTTGAAATGCCTCTACGACTAATTTCGTGTACGATATTTTTCGCTTTGTTTTTCCTCTCTCCTCTTTTTGATAAAAAAGAAAATGTGTATACGATTATACTAGCTATCGCATCACTATTTACGATTATTTCGTTATGGCCAATGAAGGGACAATCGCCTAACCCATATACAATTATTGTTTTCTCTATTATTGCAGGGAACGCGGTACAGCGCCTTAAGTCGTTTCAAGCTTTAATTATAGGAGCTATCTTGTTCATAGGGTTAATCATTCCACACTTTTTTCACTATCCAACATATCCACTCCTCTATATTATGTTATATACGGCTTTAGTAACGATTGGATTAACAGCCTATAAGATGACATTAACGAACGAAGAAGTCTTACAAGAAAAAAATGAAGCGTTGTTAAGTGAATATCGAAGACTAAAGAGACGGATAGCTTCTGATGAGAAGGATGCTCGTCAGGAAGAGCGAGCAGAAATAGCTCGGGAAATTCATGATTCCGTTGGTCATAGACTGACTGCTCTGTTAATGCAGTTGGAAGTGTTTCGTATGCAAGCTCAATCGGAAGAAAAAGAAAAAATACAAGAGCTAAAGCTTCTTGCTAAAGAGAGCTTAGAAGAAACAAGAAATGCAGTTAAAACGTTAAAGCATGAGGATGTAGGAGGGTTAACTGCAATTATTAACCTAATTAGAAGGCTTGAGGCAGAAAGCTTTATAAAAGTGAATTTTTCTATTAGACATGGTGCACTGTCTGTACCACTTAGAAATGAGCAAGCGGTTGCTGTTTATCGTGCTGTTCAGGAAGCATTAACGAATATGATGAGGCATAGTCGATCACGTCATGTCGATATTGTATTTGAAGCGCCTGCTGGTAGCGTATTTCGTTTTGAAGTTTCTAATCCAACTACGGAAAAAACAGAATTGCACGAAGGATTTGGTTTAACGTCAATGCGGGAGAGAATTGAACAAGCAGGTGGAAACTTAGAGATAAATGTATATAAAGATGTTTTTCTAGTAAGGGGAACCTTTCCATTGCTCGATAAAGAGAGGTGA